From a single Anaerolineae bacterium genomic region:
- a CDS encoding ABC transporter permease produces the protein MATETRILDLAETTEVYRSRSFWIDALHHFVRDRLSMAALGMLLILTLICYVGPSVAENILKVDVNRTNLANRYTPPGQGNLLGTDHLGRDQFIRLLYGGRVSLSIAYTASLLSITIGVVVGIISGYYGGTVDDLIMWFINTLESVPTIFLLLIAATVWSPSAEVLILILGALGWVTTCRLVRGQVLSLKERDFMMAARAVGARDWWLMLQHILPNTLSIVIISLTINAGSLILIESGLSYLGLGVQPPTPTWGNMLTESRSYFVQGTHLVVWPGLLITLTVLCFYLVGDGLRDALDPRNVRGRT, from the coding sequence ATGGCTACCGAGACCAGAATCCTGGATCTGGCAGAAACTACCGAGGTCTACCGGTCACGCTCCTTCTGGATTGATGCGCTGCACCATTTTGTGCGGGATCGGCTGAGTATGGCCGCGCTGGGCATGTTGCTGATCCTGACCCTGATCTGTTACGTGGGGCCGTCAGTAGCGGAAAACATCCTCAAGGTGGATGTCAACCGCACCAACCTGGCCAATCGTTATACCCCGCCGGGGCAGGGCAACCTGCTGGGCACTGATCATCTGGGCCGCGATCAGTTCATCCGCCTGCTCTATGGCGGGCGGGTCTCCCTGTCGATCGCCTATACCGCCAGCCTGCTTTCCATCACGATCGGTGTAGTGGTGGGGATCATCTCCGGCTACTATGGCGGAACGGTGGACGATCTGATCATGTGGTTTATCAACACGCTGGAATCGGTGCCGACGATCTTCCTGTTGCTGATCGCCGCCACCGTCTGGTCGCCCTCGGCGGAGGTGTTGATTCTGATCCTGGGGGCGCTGGGCTGGGTGACCACCTGCCGGTTGGTGCGCGGACAGGTGCTTTCCCTCAAGGAACGCGACTTCATGATGGCTGCCCGCGCCGTGGGGGCCAGGGACTGGTGGCTGATGCTGCAGCACATCCTGCCCAACACGCTCTCCATCGTGATCATATCCCTGACCATCAACGCCGGTTCGCTGATCCTGATCGAATCGGGCCTGAGCTATCTGGGCCTGGGCGTCCAGCCGCCGACGCCGACCTGGGGCAATATGCTGACCGAGTCCCGTTCGTACTTCGTGCAGGGCACGCACCTGGTGGTCTGGCCCGGCCTGCTGATTACGCTGACCGTGCTGTGCTTCTACCTGGTCGGCGATGGCCTGCGCGACGCCCTGGACCCCAGGAACGTGCGTGGCCGCACTTAG
- a CDS encoding DUF11 domain-containing protein has protein sequence MLRIRTFLLSLVSLALMALLPVLTLVSLSIPSEVALAQGPPNPIICYSVADGGDMLHSMDRFTGVDLGGRPNQTDPYDQVEAIELSLNNIFLWAIDDTTDTGGTGQFGVIDQVTGVFTPIGTGIGLADNTVLGTRNIGDGDGLSIDARTNQLWALEQTGGTTNNAIFRVDPATGSHVNDVFGPGFDYAIIDLRPANLPSCSGGVTCTPGVNCPNTIDDLAIHPEDGTFYAIVNDITAPTVDWLARLNVDGRDPANSPGFNPATGLVSACLVGILNDGTDNVTDMEGFGVFNDGTFYGTTGSESIIAAQQNTLWQIDVTTAQVTRIGTFATDTDYESVACITAGANVMTGTVFCEPPAAYDGVFNTGDTPQANATVRLYLDRGTPDQLDGSDILIQETTTGAGGTFSFSVGMADTLLIAMDGAIIPVGSVYTTPLTPGNVHEVDFLPPGGPPFIGYNNTSSGNDFGFTCQAVSTTADLSITKSDTPDPVAPGGDITYTIAVNNIGSAAATNGTMNDTLPTGTTFVSLTAPGGWSCSTPAVGSGGTVSCTNPSVAVGGPYTFTLVVNVPASYAGPNPIPNTATTGADNDSNAQNNSASTTTALTTTPPSEADLAIAKSDAPDPVTPGNELIYTISVANVGAIAAVNGVMNDTLPAGTTFVSLSAPAGWACTTPAVGSGGAIACTNPSVAVGGPYPFSLTVAVPADYAGPNPIPNTATTGADNDANLNNNSASTITSLPGGQPTGVTLVDPALSKVGVLQPGGRGVIGERVTWVITATNPNSVPLTGVVVSDTIRADLRVDGASTAVGTATVSGQQVTFALGTLAPGQVVEMRIETTIISGPQPPITNLAILTADGGLRVTAYAEVFGFPTLLPATGYPPAG, from the coding sequence ATGTTACGTATACGCACTTTTCTCCTCTCGCTCGTCAGCCTGGCGCTGATGGCCCTGTTGCCCGTGCTCACGCTTGTCAGCCTGAGCATCCCCTCTGAGGTCGCCCTGGCTCAGGGACCGCCCAACCCGATCATTTGCTACTCGGTCGCTGACGGCGGTGATATGCTCCATAGCATGGATCGCTTCACCGGCGTTGACCTGGGGGGGCGGCCCAACCAGACCGACCCGTACGATCAGGTCGAGGCCATTGAGCTTAGCCTGAATAACATCTTCCTGTGGGCAATCGATGACACCACCGATACGGGCGGCACCGGGCAGTTCGGGGTGATCGATCAGGTTACCGGCGTCTTCACCCCCATCGGCACCGGTATCGGCCTGGCGGATAACACCGTGCTAGGGACGCGCAATATCGGTGATGGCGACGGCCTCTCCATTGACGCCCGCACTAACCAGCTCTGGGCTTTGGAGCAGACCGGCGGTACCACCAACAATGCGATCTTCCGCGTCGATCCTGCCACCGGTAGCCATGTCAACGATGTCTTTGGCCCTGGCTTCGACTATGCTATCATCGACCTGCGCCCGGCCAACCTGCCAAGTTGCTCCGGCGGTGTCACCTGCACACCCGGCGTCAACTGCCCCAACACGATCGATGACCTGGCCATCCACCCGGAAGATGGCACGTTCTACGCCATTGTTAACGACATCACCGCGCCTACGGTGGACTGGCTGGCCCGCCTGAATGTGGATGGCCGCGACCCGGCCAATAGCCCTGGCTTTAACCCGGCTACCGGCCTGGTCAGCGCCTGCCTGGTGGGCATCCTCAATGATGGCACCGACAACGTGACCGATATGGAAGGCTTTGGTGTCTTCAATGACGGCACGTTCTACGGCACGACCGGCAGCGAGAGTATCATTGCTGCTCAGCAGAACACGTTGTGGCAGATCGACGTGACTACGGCCCAGGTCACACGCATTGGTACCTTCGCCACAGACACGGATTATGAGAGCGTGGCCTGTATCACTGCCGGAGCCAACGTGATGACCGGCACGGTCTTCTGCGAGCCGCCTGCTGCCTATGACGGCGTGTTCAACACCGGCGACACGCCCCAGGCTAACGCCACTGTACGCCTCTATCTGGATCGAGGTACGCCGGATCAGCTTGACGGCAGCGACATCCTGATTCAGGAGACGACGACGGGTGCGGGCGGTACGTTCAGCTTCTCCGTGGGCATGGCCGACACGCTCCTGATCGCCATGGACGGGGCGATCATCCCCGTTGGTAGCGTCTACACCACGCCGTTGACGCCCGGCAACGTGCATGAGGTGGACTTCCTGCCGCCCGGTGGGCCGCCTTTTATCGGTTACAACAATACCTCCAGCGGCAACGACTTCGGTTTCACCTGCCAGGCCGTCAGTACAACCGCCGATCTGAGCATCACCAAGAGCGACACGCCCGATCCAGTTGCGCCCGGCGGGGACATTACCTACACCATCGCCGTGAACAACATCGGCAGCGCTGCGGCGACCAACGGCACCATGAACGACACGCTCCCAACCGGGACGACGTTTGTCTCGCTGACTGCGCCGGGTGGCTGGTCATGCAGTACGCCAGCGGTGGGCAGCGGCGGGACGGTGAGTTGCACCAACCCGTCAGTGGCGGTTGGCGGGCCGTACACGTTCACGCTGGTGGTCAATGTTCCAGCCAGCTACGCTGGGCCAAATCCGATCCCCAATACGGCGACCACCGGCGCAGACAACGACAGCAACGCCCAGAACAATAGCGCCAGCACAACTACTGCCCTGACCACCACACCCCCCAGCGAAGCCGATCTGGCTATTGCCAAGAGCGACGCACCCGACCCGGTGACGCCCGGCAACGAGCTAATCTACACGATCAGCGTGGCCAATGTCGGTGCAATCGCCGCTGTTAATGGCGTGATGAACGACACACTCCCGGCAGGGACAACATTCGTCTCGCTTTCCGCGCCAGCGGGGTGGGCGTGCACCACACCGGCGGTCGGCAGCGGCGGGGCAATCGCCTGTACCAACCCCTCGGTGGCGGTTGGCGGGCCGTACCCCTTCTCGCTGACCGTGGCCGTTCCCGCTGACTACGCCGGACCGAACCCGATCCCCAACACGGCCACCACCGGCGCAGACAACGACGCCAACCTGAACAACAACAGCGCCAGCACCATCACCAGCCTGCCCGGTGGGCAACCCACCGGCGTGACGCTGGTCGATCCTGCCCTGAGCAAGGTTGGTGTCCTGCAGCCGGGCGGGCGCGGCGTGATCGGGGAGCGTGTGACCTGGGTGATCACGGCTACCAACCCGAATAGCGTACCGCTGACCGGCGTGGTTGTCAGCGACACCATCCGTGCTGATCTGCGCGTGGATGGCGCATCGACGGCTGTTGGGACGGCCACTGTCTCCGGCCAGCAGGTAACCTTCGCCCTGGGCACGCTGGCGCCGGGGCAGGTCGTTGAGATGCGCATCGAGACGACCATCATCAGCGGGCCGCAGCCGCCGATCACCAACCTGGCGATCCTGACGGCAGACGGTGGGCTGCGTGTGACCGCCTACGCGGAGGTGTTCGGCTTCCCAACGCTGCTGCCGGCGACCGGCTACCCGCCAGCCGGGTGA
- a CDS encoding DUF4268 domain-containing protein — translation MALVFISYSRKDAAFVNRLVGDLRARQVPIWLDRAALTGGAEWLAAIENALEDATHLVLVMSPASNRSKFVRKEALYALEEGKNVIPIRIAPCKPPLLARDLQYIDFVEESYEAAFTRLLAALPQVGEESPAGEPAPERYTRFWAALQSRARPRIHLHDHLKPPRRNMLVASPGCPGVRYAYVLGRREAGVQVIIDRRDAAGSKALFDMLATSRPAIETAFGSPLRWERLERHRRCRVGWMTPIAPLEVEANWPAVQDVLIAAMIRLAAAFGPHLTALPRG, via the coding sequence ATGGCGCTTGTTTTCATCAGTTACTCCCGTAAGGATGCGGCGTTTGTCAACCGGCTGGTGGGCGATCTGCGGGCGCGGCAGGTGCCGATCTGGCTGGACCGCGCGGCGCTAACCGGAGGCGCGGAATGGCTGGCCGCTATTGAGAACGCCCTGGAGGATGCCACGCATCTGGTGCTGGTCATGTCCCCGGCTTCCAACCGCTCCAAATTCGTGCGCAAGGAGGCGCTCTACGCGCTGGAGGAAGGCAAGAACGTCATCCCGATCCGCATCGCCCCCTGCAAGCCGCCGCTGCTGGCCCGCGATTTACAGTACATCGACTTTGTCGAGGAGTCGTATGAGGCCGCCTTCACGCGCCTGCTGGCTGCCCTGCCGCAAGTGGGAGAGGAATCGCCTGCCGGCGAACCAGCCCCCGAACGCTATACCCGTTTCTGGGCGGCGCTGCAGAGCCGCGCCCGTCCCCGAATTCACCTGCATGATCACCTGAAACCACCCCGCCGCAATATGCTGGTCGCTAGCCCAGGCTGCCCCGGTGTGCGCTACGCCTATGTCCTGGGCCGCCGCGAGGCCGGCGTGCAGGTGATCATTGACCGCCGCGATGCTGCTGGCAGCAAAGCCCTCTTCGACATGCTGGCGACCTCCCGCCCGGCCATTGAAACGGCTTTTGGCTCGCCGCTGCGCTGGGAACGGCTGGAGCGCCACCGGCGCTGCCGGGTGGGGTGGATGACACCGATCGCGCCGCTGGAAGTGGAAGCCAACTGGCCGGCTGTGCAGGACGTGCTGATCGCTGCCATGATCCGGCTGGCGGCAGCTTTTGGCCCGCACCTGACCGCGTTGCCACGTGGGTAA
- a CDS encoding ABC transporter permease, giving the protein MRTYIIRRLVQAIPTLFGITIISFLLMLAAPGDPVTLITFNPTSTPEGAAQLRRQLGLDQPPLVQYLYWLIGNDWVKIDVDGDGEGDVYGTRHGFLRGDLGQSLQHKRSVTDLIVERIPATLQLTLTSLIVGYVIGIPLGIIAAINNRAWFDQLSRVLSVIGNAVPGFWLALILIIIFSVNLGWLPMGGMRDITRPAAETNILESIRYMIMPVSVLSLGIIATISRYMRAEVIEVLGQDYVRTAYAKGLSRRTIVFRHVLRNALIPIAALLGPGLGSLLGGAVITEQVFSWPGMGRLVVNGVFQRDYPLIMGSVVLGAVLYILGVLLSDVLYAWIDPRIRLE; this is encoded by the coding sequence ATGCGCACCTATATCATCCGCCGTCTGGTTCAGGCTATCCCCACGCTGTTCGGGATTACCATCATCTCCTTTCTGCTGATGCTGGCCGCACCGGGCGATCCGGTCACCCTGATCACCTTTAATCCCACCTCCACGCCGGAAGGCGCAGCTCAGCTCCGCCGCCAGCTTGGTCTGGATCAACCGCCACTCGTGCAATACCTGTACTGGCTGATCGGTAACGATTGGGTGAAGATCGATGTTGATGGCGACGGGGAAGGCGATGTTTATGGCACCCGGCATGGCTTTTTGCGCGGCGATCTGGGCCAGTCGCTGCAGCACAAGCGCAGTGTGACCGACTTGATTGTGGAGCGCATCCCGGCCACGCTCCAGCTCACCCTGACCTCCCTGATTGTCGGCTACGTGATTGGCATCCCGCTGGGGATCATTGCCGCGATCAACAATCGGGCCTGGTTCGACCAGCTTTCGCGAGTGCTTTCCGTGATCGGTAACGCCGTGCCCGGTTTCTGGCTGGCGCTGATTCTGATCATTATCTTCAGCGTTAATCTGGGCTGGCTGCCGATGGGTGGTATGCGCGATATCACGCGCCCTGCTGCTGAGACCAACATCCTGGAATCGATCCGCTACATGATCATGCCTGTTTCCGTCCTGTCACTGGGCATCATCGCCACCATCTCCCGCTACATGCGGGCCGAGGTGATCGAAGTGCTCGGCCAGGACTACGTTCGCACGGCCTACGCCAAGGGCCTCAGCCGGCGGACGATCGTGTTCCGGCACGTCCTGCGCAACGCCCTGATCCCGATCGCCGCCCTGCTCGGGCCTGGACTGGGTAGCCTGCTCGGCGGCGCAGTGATCACGGAGCAGGTCTTCAGCTGGCCGGGCATGGGCCGGCTGGTGGTCAACGGTGTGTTCCAGCGTGACTATCCCCTGATCATGGGATCGGTTGTGCTGGGCGCGGTGCTCTACATCCTGGGCGTATTGCTCTCCGATGTGCTCTATGCGTGGATCGACCCGCGCATCCGCCTGGAATAA
- the ablA gene encoding lysine 2,3-aminomutase, giving the protein MVVKSIRPVLVNGVEVTPRPALWADVPDEQWNDWRWQMSHRLNTLDELSQLIRLTDEEKEGLQAQGLFRIDITPYFASLIDPDDPTCPVRRQVIPLGREARAFEAVMADSLSEDAHSPVPGLVHRYPDRVLMLVTTECASYCRYCTRSRLVGDNSANFSSSDHEDQLEYLANTPQVRDVLLSGGDPLTMAPKRLYNLLKALRSIPHIEVVRIGSRVPVFLPQRIDDELCAMLAEFHPLWLNIHVNHPKEITPELSRALDRLSRAGIPLGNQAVLLRGVNDSPEVQLELVHKLVRNRVRPYYLYQCDLVQGAGHFRTPVSVGIEIMEALRGHTSGFAVPTYVIDAPGGGGKIPVAPNYVLSQSPGKVVLRNYEGFITTYYEPTDYDRAERSELWLEGKALGRDEGLQKGVADLHSGKRLTIKPEGFDALHQRGRAGEIVKRGRRNRLDSYDELNPNR; this is encoded by the coding sequence ATGGTCGTCAAATCCATCCGGCCCGTCCTTGTCAACGGCGTCGAAGTCACCCCCCGCCCGGCCCTGTGGGCCGACGTGCCCGATGAGCAGTGGAATGACTGGCGCTGGCAGATGAGCCACCGCCTGAACACCCTCGACGAACTGAGCCAGCTCATCCGGCTGACCGACGAGGAAAAAGAAGGTCTGCAGGCACAGGGGCTGTTCCGCATCGACATCACCCCCTACTTCGCCTCGCTGATCGACCCGGACGATCCCACCTGCCCGGTGCGCCGCCAGGTCATCCCGCTGGGGCGGGAGGCGCGGGCCTTTGAAGCGGTGATGGCCGATTCGCTCTCTGAAGATGCCCATTCGCCTGTGCCGGGGCTGGTTCACCGCTACCCCGACCGGGTGCTGATGCTGGTCACCACGGAGTGCGCCAGCTACTGCCGCTACTGCACCCGTTCCCGCCTGGTGGGGGATAACAGCGCCAACTTCAGCAGCAGCGATCACGAAGATCAGCTCGAATACCTGGCCAACACCCCCCAGGTGCGCGATGTACTGCTCTCCGGCGGCGACCCGCTGACGATGGCCCCTAAGCGTCTCTACAACCTGCTCAAGGCCCTGCGCTCCATCCCCCATATCGAGGTCGTGCGCATCGGCTCGCGCGTGCCGGTCTTCCTGCCGCAGCGCATCGATGACGAGCTGTGCGCCATGCTGGCGGAGTTCCACCCGCTGTGGCTGAACATCCACGTCAACCATCCCAAGGAGATCACGCCGGAACTGAGCCGGGCGCTGGACAGGCTCAGCCGGGCGGGGATTCCGCTGGGCAACCAGGCGGTGCTGCTGCGCGGTGTCAACGACAGTCCGGAGGTGCAGCTGGAGCTGGTGCATAAGCTGGTCAGAAACCGCGTCCGCCCCTACTACCTGTACCAGTGCGATCTGGTGCAGGGGGCGGGGCACTTCCGCACACCGGTTTCCGTGGGGATCGAGATCATGGAGGCGCTGCGCGGGCATACATCCGGCTTCGCCGTGCCAACTTATGTGATCGACGCGCCGGGCGGCGGCGGCAAGATTCCGGTAGCGCCTAACTACGTGCTCAGCCAGTCGCCGGGCAAGGTTGTCCTGCGCAACTACGAGGGCTTCATCACCACCTACTATGAGCCGACCGATTACGACCGGGCCGAGCGCAGCGAACTATGGCTGGAGGGCAAAGCGCTGGGGCGCGATGAGGGCTTGCAGAAGGGCGTGGCCGACCTGCACAGCGGCAAGCGCCTGACGATCAAGCCGGAGGGCTTCGACGCGCTGCATCAGCGCGGGCGGGCGGGCGAGATCGTCAAGCGTGGCCGCCGCAACCGCCTGGATAGCTACGACGAATTGAATCCCAACCGGTAG